In Clostridium sporogenes, one genomic interval encodes:
- a CDS encoding glycoside hydrolase family 30 protein — protein MKFIHYKTTKKDKFLKNEINNITNGRPTLHVSQIENRVIEGFGSCFNELGMKALNHLDKDERNKVLDQLFSTKGDCRFNLCRMPIGASDYATEWYSYNENENDFDMEKFSIEKDKRLLIPYIKEALKRNPNIILTASPWSPPTWMKTQKAYNFGTLHFEEKVLKAYALYFVKFVQAYEEEGITIHQVHVQNEVVADQKFPSCRWTGEQLRDFIKNYLGPAFEKHNIKSEIWLGTINAPEPYVEWLEDYTQDFDVYAGLVLRDPKACKYVKGVGYQWAGKNAIQRSVEAFPEKRFIQTENECGNGKNTWIYAEYVFNLFRHYIVNGVNGYMYWNAVLEPKGMSTWGWEQNSMITVNPETKEVMYNPEFYVMKHFSYFVQKGAKRLTTSGIDSVDTVAFKNPDESIIIVISNKNDDSRIANIEFAGEIFEVELEGHSFNTIVLE, from the coding sequence ATGAAATTTATACATTATAAAACTACTAAAAAAGATAAATTTTTAAAAAATGAAATTAATAATATTACGAATGGAAGACCAACATTGCACGTTTCACAAATTGAAAATAGGGTTATAGAGGGATTTGGAAGTTGTTTTAACGAGTTAGGAATGAAAGCATTAAATCACTTAGACAAAGATGAAAGAAATAAAGTACTTGATCAACTATTTTCTACTAAAGGTGATTGTCGTTTTAATCTTTGCAGAATGCCTATTGGAGCAAGTGATTATGCAACAGAATGGTATAGCTATAACGAAAATGAAAACGATTTTGATATGGAGAAATTTAGTATTGAAAAAGATAAAAGACTTCTTATACCTTATATAAAAGAAGCATTAAAAAGAAATCCTAATATAATTCTAACAGCTTCTCCATGGAGTCCTCCAACTTGGATGAAAACACAGAAGGCTTACAATTTTGGAACTCTGCACTTTGAAGAGAAAGTTTTAAAAGCATATGCTCTTTATTTTGTTAAATTTGTACAAGCATATGAGGAAGAAGGAATAACAATTCATCAAGTTCATGTTCAGAATGAAGTTGTTGCAGATCAAAAATTTCCATCTTGTAGATGGACAGGAGAGCAATTAAGGGATTTTATTAAAAATTATTTAGGACCAGCCTTTGAAAAGCATAATATTAAGAGTGAAATTTGGTTAGGGACAATTAATGCGCCAGAACCCTATGTTGAATGGCTAGAAGATTATACACAAGATTTTGATGTTTATGCTGGCTTAGTATTGAGAGATCCAAAAGCATGTAAGTATGTTAAAGGGGTAGGATATCAATGGGCAGGAAAAAATGCTATTCAGCGTTCAGTTGAAGCATTTCCAGAAAAAAGATTTATCCAAACTGAAAATGAGTGCGGTAATGGTAAAAATACATGGATATATGCAGAATATGTTTTTAATTTATTCAGACATTATATTGTAAATGGTGTAAATGGATATATGTATTGGAATGCTGTTTTAGAACCAAAAGGAATGAGTACTTGGGGATGGGAACAGAATTCTATGATAACTGTAAATCCAGAAACTAAAGAAGTTATGTATAATCCAGAGTTCTATGTAATGAAACATTTTTCTTATTTTGTTCAAAAAGGGGCAAAAAGATTAACTACTTCAGGTATAGATTCTGTTGATACAGTAGCTTTCAAGAATCCAGATGAATCTATAATTATTGTAATTTCAAATAAAAATGATGATTCTAGAATTGCTAATATTGAATTTGCAGGTGAAATATTTGAAGTTGAATTAGAAGGACATTCATTTAACACTATTGTTTTAGAATAA
- a CDS encoding AraC family transcriptional regulator: MNKTWLDEVKKLPSVDSNIRFFGGHKHSVEKGWSVSEEYHYAFEVLIVLDGKQLTKANQHEYIINKNEIILIPPGYRHTNTCISKEGMTYFCAHFDIDEPQIHHDLICYCNFIFTEETEMHPHLKNILIKWINLLNADTSSILAKLQTEIILIELITELLKYCETKKVLDVESNDNRLYYARCISEKIRQNFREFSLNPSEDKLETLTIKYIANQLNISTGYLLVNFKSVYNISPKSYLNQLKFNEAKILLGQPNISLSEISERIGYRNVSHFSRQFKLWSGISPYEFRNVLQIKK; encoded by the coding sequence ATGAACAAAACCTGGCTAGATGAAGTCAAGAAATTACCCTCTGTTGATTCAAATATTAGATTTTTTGGGGGACATAAGCATAGTGTTGAAAAAGGTTGGTCAGTTTCAGAGGAATATCATTATGCATTTGAAGTTTTGATAGTTCTAGATGGTAAGCAGCTAACAAAAGCTAATCAACATGAATATATAATTAATAAGAATGAAATCATCTTAATACCACCAGGATATAGACATACAAATACCTGTATTTCTAAAGAAGGTATGACCTATTTCTGCGCTCATTTTGATATAGATGAGCCGCAAATTCATCATGATTTAATATGCTATTGTAATTTTATATTTACAGAAGAAACTGAAATGCATCCGCATTTAAAGAATATTTTAATTAAATGGATTAACTTATTAAATGCTGATACTTCTTCTATTCTTGCCAAATTACAAACCGAAATTATACTAATTGAATTGATCACAGAACTGCTTAAATATTGTGAAACAAAAAAAGTATTAGATGTCGAAAGTAATGATAATAGACTTTATTATGCTCGTTGTATATCTGAAAAAATCAGACAAAACTTCCGTGAATTTTCTCTTAATCCATCTGAAGATAAGTTGGAAACACTAACGATTAAATATATAGCTAATCAACTAAACATAAGCACCGGGTATTTATTAGTTAACTTTAAGTCTGTTTATAATATTTCACCTAAGAGCTATCTTAATCAACTAAAGTTTAATGAAGCCAAAATACTTTTAGGTCAACCTAATATTAGTCTATCTGAAATAAGTGAACGTATAGGCTATAGAAATGTTTCTCATTTCAGTCGCCAATTTAAATTATGGAGTGGAATCAGCCCCTATGAGTTTAGAAATGTCTTACAAATAAAAAAATAA
- a CDS encoding glycoside hydrolase family 1 protein yields the protein MKTNFPENFLWGGAVAANQCEGAYNIDGKGLSVQDIAPKGIKADPTLEPTQDNMKLIGIDFYHRYKEDIKLFAEMGFKVFRLSIAWSRIFPMGDEKEANEKGLQFYDDVFDECLKYGIQPIVTLSHYETPLHLSKAYDGWKSREMIGFFNKYVCTVFDRYKNKVKYWLTFNEINSITHAPFLSGGIYTPIEKLRKQEIYQAIHHELVASAMAVKACHEIIPDAKIGCMILGMPVYPLKPSPEDMWETLNKERENFFFSDIQVRGYYPSYSKRFFKENNIKLDITNKDIEILRNTVDFISFSYYMSICESSDKSIGAGEGNIIGGIPNPYLKASEWGWQIDPKGLRYYLNILYDRYQKPLFIVENGLGAVDELVELEDGTKTVLDDYRISYLRDHLIQVSEAIEDGVDLMGYTSWGCIDLVSFTTSQLKKRYGFIYVDRNDDGTGTLERYKKKSFYWYKEVILSNGDIEALCSNISVKKNKI from the coding sequence ATGAAAACAAATTTTCCAGAAAATTTTTTGTGGGGTGGTGCAGTTGCAGCTAACCAATGTGAAGGAGCTTATAATATTGATGGTAAAGGATTAAGCGTTCAAGATATAGCGCCAAAGGGAATAAAAGCTGATCCTACATTAGAGCCTACACAAGATAATATGAAACTTATAGGTATAGATTTTTATCATAGATATAAAGAAGATATTAAGCTTTTTGCAGAAATGGGGTTTAAGGTTTTTAGGTTATCAATTGCGTGGTCAAGAATATTTCCAATGGGGGATGAAAAAGAAGCAAATGAGAAGGGACTACAATTTTATGATGATGTTTTTGATGAGTGCTTAAAGTATGGAATACAGCCAATAGTAACATTATCCCATTATGAAACACCATTGCATTTGTCTAAAGCTTACGATGGATGGAAAAGTCGTGAGATGATTGGATTTTTTAATAAGTATGTTTGTACAGTTTTTGATCGATATAAAAATAAAGTAAAATATTGGTTAACCTTTAATGAAATTAATTCAATTACTCATGCACCATTTTTAAGTGGTGGAATTTATACACCAATAGAAAAATTAAGAAAGCAAGAGATTTATCAAGCTATTCATCATGAATTAGTAGCAAGTGCAATGGCAGTAAAAGCGTGTCATGAAATTATTCCTGATGCTAAAATAGGATGTATGATTTTGGGGATGCCTGTATATCCATTGAAACCATCACCAGAAGATATGTGGGAGACTCTTAATAAAGAAAGAGAGAATTTTTTCTTTTCAGATATTCAAGTTCGTGGTTATTATCCCTCATATTCAAAAAGATTCTTTAAAGAAAATAATATTAAGTTAGATATTACAAATAAAGATATAGAAATATTAAGAAATACTGTAGATTTTATTTCATTTAGCTATTATATGAGTATTTGTGAATCTAGCGATAAATCTATTGGGGCAGGTGAGGGAAATATTATTGGAGGGATACCTAATCCTTATTTAAAAGCAAGTGAATGGGGATGGCAAATTGATCCTAAGGGACTAAGGTATTATCTTAATATATTGTATGATCGTTATCAAAAGCCATTATTTATAGTTGAAAATGGATTAGGAGCTGTAGATGAATTAGTTGAACTAGAGGATGGAACAAAAACAGTATTAGATGACTATAGAATTTCATATTTAAGAGATCATTTAATTCAAGTATCAGAAGCAATCGAGGATGGAGTGGACTTAATGGGATATACTTCTTGGGGGTGCATTGATTTGGTTAGTTTTACTACTTCTCAATTAAAAAAACGTTATGGATTTATTTATGTAGATCGTAATGATGATGGAACAGGGACATTAGAACGTTATAAGAAAAAAAGCTTTTATTGGTATAAAGAAGTAATTTTAAGTAATGGAGATATAGAAGCACTATGCTCAAATATTAGTGTTAAAAAAAATAAAATATAA
- a CDS encoding MFS transporter: MNIANYKVNNNPNKEIINFSEKLGYGLGDFACNLVWNSLSMFILYFYTDVMGMKAAIISTLMLVVRIIAGFMDIASGIVVDKTKTKYGKARPWILWMAIPFGISTILLFSIPNIGESGKLVYVVITYVLLNVIYTAINIPYGVLNSLMTQDQNERSEINIYRMFCSTAGSLCVSVLVLPLVSLFGGEQSAWIITFAIFGIVATFMFFLTFKTTKERVTAVNEEKSQNISFKDGMGALIQNKYWIIIVLLLVVLFMNMGIMGGSMIYYAQYILNDKKLVAGLSIAQNIPTLIVMLTIAMPLIKKYGKRNTAILGSIIFILGSLFALIDLTSVKLIYISIIVKGTGNALISATIFALLADTIEYGEWKTNVRTEGLVYSAGNFGLKIGIGLGTAIVGWLLAFSNYNGSSKVQTDTAINAINILFIWLPMILSGVQIILLKFYKLDKIYPNIISDLEKRKI, from the coding sequence GTGAACATAGCAAATTATAAAGTTAATAATAATCCCAATAAAGAAATCATTAATTTTTCTGAGAAACTTGGATATGGATTAGGAGATTTTGCATGTAATTTGGTTTGGAATTCACTCAGTATGTTTATATTATATTTCTATACTGATGTTATGGGAATGAAGGCAGCGATAATAAGTACACTGATGTTAGTAGTTCGTATAATTGCAGGGTTTATGGATATTGCTTCAGGGATTGTAGTTGATAAAACGAAAACAAAGTATGGTAAAGCTAGACCATGGATTTTATGGATGGCAATTCCTTTTGGAATAAGTACAATATTACTTTTTTCTATTCCTAATATAGGGGAAAGTGGTAAGTTAGTTTATGTTGTTATAACCTATGTATTATTAAATGTAATTTACACAGCAATAAATATTCCATATGGTGTATTAAATTCTTTAATGACCCAAGATCAAAATGAAAGGTCAGAAATTAATATTTATAGAATGTTTTGCTCAACTGCTGGATCACTTTGTGTCAGTGTTTTAGTTTTACCTCTTGTATCTTTATTTGGAGGAGAACAAAGTGCATGGATCATAACCTTTGCTATATTTGGTATAGTTGCGACATTTATGTTCTTTCTTACATTTAAGACAACAAAAGAAAGAGTTACAGCAGTGAATGAAGAAAAATCGCAAAATATTTCCTTTAAAGATGGAATGGGAGCTTTAATTCAAAATAAATATTGGATAATTATAGTCTTATTATTAGTTGTACTTTTTATGAATATGGGAATTATGGGTGGAAGTATGATTTATTACGCTCAGTATATACTGAATGATAAGAAGTTAGTCGCAGGATTATCAATAGCACAAAATATTCCTACACTGATTGTTATGCTGACTATTGCGATGCCATTAATAAAAAAGTATGGTAAAAGGAATACTGCAATTTTAGGTTCTATTATTTTTATTTTAGGTTCATTGTTTGCTCTAATAGATTTAACAAGCGTTAAGTTAATTTATATTTCTATCATTGTAAAAGGAACTGGAAACGCGTTAATTTCTGCTACTATTTTTGCTTTATTAGCAGATACAATTGAATATGGCGAATGGAAAACAAATGTTAGAACAGAAGGGCTAGTTTATAGTGCAGGAAACTTTGGATTAAAAATTGGAATTGGATTGGGTACAGCAATTGTAGGATGGTTATTAGCATTTAGTAATTATAATGGATCATCTAAAGTTCAAACAGATACAGCTATAAATGCTATTAACATTTTATTTATATGGTTACCAATGATTTTATCAGGTGTACAAATTATTTTACTTAAATTTTATAAGTTAGATAAAATATACCCAAATATTATTAGCGATTTAGAAAAGAGAAAGATATAG
- a CDS encoding ROK family protein, translating to MDNKHYLSIDIGGTFIKYGVLDHSGNIISKNKKRTSRNIDDLLFDLSEIVEKQSKHISGIGISAPGKVDTREGVIYGGGNLTFLDNCPIVSILQDKYKIPIAVENDGKSAALAEMWLGNLQDVDDGAAIILGTGIGGGIVLNKKLRKGKHYSAGEISFMINKSEEKSDLKFHGFNASAVRMVKTIGEYLGLSDPLDGEAVFKSIISGNDFANQVFINYCDSIAELINNIQCILELEKYVIGGGISTNKILIEEIENSFNRLRMREPLLQKSIHSPIIKATKFNNDANLYGALYNLLLDEETIDIIKNNENMGD from the coding sequence ATGGATAATAAGCATTATTTAAGTATAGATATTGGAGGAACTTTTATTAAATATGGAGTTTTGGATCATTCAGGTAATATTATTTCTAAGAATAAAAAAAGAACTTCAAGAAATATAGATGATTTACTATTCGATTTATCAGAAATAGTAGAAAAGCAATCTAAACATATAAGTGGTATTGGTATTAGTGCCCCAGGGAAAGTAGATACAAGGGAAGGAGTAATTTATGGAGGAGGTAATTTAACTTTTCTAGATAATTGCCCCATAGTGTCAATTCTACAGGATAAATATAAAATTCCTATAGCAGTAGAAAATGATGGGAAGTCAGCAGCTCTTGCAGAGATGTGGTTAGGAAATTTACAAGATGTTGATGATGGTGCTGCAATTATACTTGGTACGGGAATTGGAGGTGGAATAGTACTAAATAAAAAGCTAAGGAAAGGAAAGCATTATTCCGCAGGGGAGATTAGTTTTATGATAAATAAATCAGAAGAAAAAAGTGATTTAAAGTTTCATGGATTTAATGCTTCAGCGGTAAGAATGGTAAAGACAATCGGAGAATATTTAGGCTTATCAGATCCTTTAGATGGAGAAGCAGTGTTTAAATCTATTATTTCAGGCAATGATTTTGCAAATCAAGTATTTATAAATTATTGCGATAGTATTGCTGAACTTATTAATAATATTCAATGTATTTTGGAATTAGAGAAGTACGTAATAGGTGGAGGAATTAGCACAAATAAAATATTAATTGAAGAAATTGAAAATTCATTTAATAGATTGAGAATGAGGGAGCCGTTATTGCAAAAATCAATACATAGTCCAATTATTAAAGCTACAAAATTTAATAATGATGCTAACCTTTATGGAGCTTTGTATAATCTATTATTAGATGAAGAAACTATTGATATAATAAAAAATAATGAAAATATGGGGGATTAA